The Apium graveolens cultivar Ventura chromosome 3, ASM990537v1, whole genome shotgun sequence sequence ATAGAATATGCGAccataaattaaaatatcaaatattGTTCATGTTGTTTGGGAAAGAATTGGGGAACTAATTCGGAATATTGAAAACTCATGCTTTAAATTGTGTACCATCACCGGCAAGGGATCCGCTATCGATATTTGGCGAGGGATCCGGTATCGATGATTCAGATTTCAGACCCGTAATATGATTAGATTTGAATTGTCAGATCCTTTAATGTTAATTAACTGACCTCGAAAGGAACGTGATATATAATTGTGTACATTAGTTGCAATTGGGGAAGCATCTGTCAGAATCCGCAACCCGAGACTAGATTTACTAGTCAAGTAGGAGTAGTACACAGCTGTTACGATTCACGAAATGAGAGATGGGGGAGTGTGCAGTCATTTAGGACTTAGGAGGATTGGACAATTACATTGCCTCTTGCTCCAAGTGACAACACGCAGACAATATGCACGCAATCCGTGTGCAGCAAATGAATTGTAAGCGTAGCAATATTTAAACATTCTTCTCATTAACTGCGTGTGATTCTAACAATTTTTTTCCTAAGCTGCCCCTATCTACCTCTTCTTCCTCCACTCACGTTTCACCTAAATTGGCAAAATAATGGGAAGATGGAAAAGCAGGTTTTGCATGTTTAATTTGCCACCTACAGGCTACAAATTACAACAACTACTCCTGTTAATTTGGTGATATTTGTCAAACGCATTAGACGTGTCAATATGGATTAAAAATCATGTAAATGGACCAAATCAAAGCAAATTTATGAATATGGACCAACTAATACTCACGTATTTaaaaattggtttaaaaatcatATATTAGCTCTAAAATATGAATCTGAGATAtgtgataatgaaattattcgcGTAGCAAATATAAGCATATAAATTTTAACTGAACCGATAACTCTCACTCTCTCGATATTTTACCTAACCATTATCTTCAGTTTCAAAAATTTCTACTCGAAATTATTTTTCTTTtgtaatttatttttgaaattttttcatCAAAAATGTTCCGAAATGCACTACTAATCTGATTTGCACCGATGCAGAATCGGCTTACAAAATTGTCCACAAGTACTTATATGTAACATCTATATACTACCCGGTAACTTTCTTAATACCATGAGATGCGACTTCATTCACGTACATATGCGCAAATAAATTATAACACATCAAGTATCGTGTcatattattcaaaaaaaaattgggAACCAATTCTGTGAACCTACtactatttttttttaaaagaaaatgtaATTGCTCTAATGGACCGATCGAAATGACAGTCAGTTTGTTAGATCTAATAAATATTTTGAAATAGATGCCTTCAATCAGTTTTAAACAAATTTTGTCAGCTGGTGGCAATTAGCTTTACGTGCATTTTACATGCTATATTTTATATAGTCATATCGGCATGTGTTTAATTTTTATACAATTACTTAACAAGCGGGTTTGACAGATTTTTCCTACGAACTCTATGTCTGAATCTACATGGTATTAGTGCGTAGCTGCTTTTCTACTAATGATCTAGTAACGTATGTAGAATTTTTAATGTTGTTTAGAACATCTGGATCTGCATCACTCGTCTCACACCAGAGAGCCAACTAAAGTCGAAGAAACTTGAACTAGAAAGAGGGAGACATGAACATAAAAACATTAGCGAATATTAGCTATATAATCTAGTTACTCCAATTCGCAATACTCCTCATAAGAACATAAGTACTgctaatatatatacatacaaaacAAACAAAAGTATAGTAAAAACATCACTGTAGGCTGCAGCTACATATGATCACGAGTCCTGATTATTGTCTTAATATGGATTATGGATGGAGTTAATAATTTGCGGAAGTTGGTGATATATGTACACCCGCAAATGCATTTCGAAAACCAGGTAGTTGAATTAAAAGTGGATGAACCAAAAAGCGGCAAAAACAAGGAAACCAGCGGCAAATGCAATGGACAACATATCTAATATCCCTTCTCTTTTTATCTTCttttctcttctctctttcttcttctctaCATATTCTCTATACCTTCTCTTCGCTTCTTCCTCTCTcccttttccttttctttttccaTTCATTTTAATAACCCTCTCCAAAATTACCAGACTGTCCTTCCCGTTCAAATGCATCCCCTCCATGTCCTCCATCTCTAGGCTCACTTCTCTAACTTGCATTTCACCGTTTTCTGAGCCACCGCATGTCACCACTATCTCGCACTGCACCATTTCGTTTTTACTTTCCAGAACTGTCGCGAACCGTACCTGGACTTCCTTGCTCAGCCAGTGGCGTGTTGCGGAAACTGGACTAAATGATGATATGTTCATTACACTCGGCCTGGTCGGGTCTATCAGGATCCAACTCAGTGTCATATTGTTGACAAAGTCGTCACACGTGTTGTCGTTATCCACCTGCGGTATTCGGGTATTTATGGTTTCTTTCGGGTCGAGTAAGTCAATCCGAAAAGGCGAGCATTTGAACCAACCCGACACTGTTTCCGTTTCTTGCACTTTACTGAAAATATTATCATTACCGAAATTTATATCAACGGCTGAGATTAATTTTTCGATGGGTGATGGAGTTTGGATATTAGAAGAGGATGGAGGGAGGGAGTGGCAGAGGGAGTAGAACGAGCGGGGGCCACCGTCAGGGAAGGCGGAGATAAGGTGGCGGAGGAGAGGTGATGTGGCTGTGGAAGGCCACGTGGAGAGAAAGAGGTGGGACCAGAGGTAGGTCTGTGAAGCT is a genomic window containing:
- the LOC141711874 gene encoding putative F-box protein At2g36090 is translated as MEEIRPTGITSLHADILETHILTRLDGPSLASLSCTSTTLNSLASQTYLWSHLFLSTWPSTATSPLLRHLISAFPDGGPRSFYSLCHSLPPSSSNIQTPSPIEKLISAVDINFGNDNIFSKVQETETVSGWFKCSPFRIDLLDPKETINTRIPQVDNDNTCDDFVNNMTLSWILIDPTRPSVMNISSFSPVSATRHWLSKEVQVRFATVLESKNEMVQCEIVVTCGGSENGEMQVREVSLEMEDMEGMHLNGKDSLVILERVIKMNGKRKGKGREEEAKRRYREYVEKKKERREKKIKREGILDMLSIAFAAGFLVFAAFWFIHF